One genomic window of Manihot esculenta cultivar AM560-2 chromosome 16, M.esculenta_v8, whole genome shotgun sequence includes the following:
- the LOC110603730 gene encoding E3 ubiquitin-protein ligase At1g12760: protein MDVSSTERHSVSQTETYPLLMERPESLSASEHIIDIPRSSDSSPSTSHDRTASGLEASSHIDRPSTSVRTSLPQPSTMTSGGNGSNTRNSSFIRRGEARRRRSPLNSGLWISVELVLTISQIVASIVVLSASRNEHPRAPLFPWIVGYASGCVATLPLLYWRYRHRNQVLEQESTQSRQGSTHITVPAGPYSVSVSRSSEADDRRTATTSSRSSLNSEALNARLKTLVEYFKMALDCFFAVWFVVGNVWIFGGHSSASEAPNMYRLCIVFLTFSCIGYAMPFILCATICCCLPCIISLLGFREDLGQTRGATAESIDALPTYKFKVSKNRNSDDRDSNSGAVDGGIVAAGTEHERMISGEDAVCCICLAKYANNDELRELPCSHFFHKECVDKWLKINASCPLCKSEVGESIIGSLSGSNSR from the exons ATGGATGTTTCCTCAACAGAGCGACATTCTGTAAGTCAAACTGAAACCTACCCATTGTTAATGGAGCGACCTGAGAGTCTTAGCGCTAGCGAGCACATTATTGACATACCAAGGAGCAGTGATTCCTCCCCATCAACGTCTCATGATAGAACTGCCAGTGGTTTGGAAGCCTCGTCACACATAGACAGACCTTCAACCAGTGTGAGAACATCTCTTCCTCAACCTTCAACAATGACCTCTGGTGGTAATGGATCAAACACGCGCAACTCATCATTCATAAGGAGAGGTGAAGCTCGTCGGCGAAGGAGTCCGTTGAACTCTGGCTTATGGATTTCTGTAGAATTGGTTCTCACAATTAGCCAGATTgttgcatctattgttgtttTGTCCGCGTCAAGGAATGAGCATCCGCGGGCACCATTGTTTCCTTGGATTGTTGGTTATGCATCAGGATGTGTTGCAACCCTTCCCCTTCTGTATTGGCGTTATCGTCATCGTAACCAGGTTTTAGAGCAAGAGTCAACTCAATCTCGTCAGGGTTCTACACATATTACTGTTCCAGCAGGACCTTATTCTGTTTCAGTCAGCAGGAGTTCAGAAGCAGATGATCGCCGAACTGCTACTACATCATCTAGAAGTAGTCTAAATTCTGAAGCACTAAATGCAAG ACTCAAGACTCTGGTTGAATACTTCAAGATGGCTCTAGATTGTTTTTTCGCAGTTTGGTTTGTGGTTGGCAATGTGTGGATCTTTGGAGGGCATTCGTCTGCTAGTGAGGCTCCAAACATGTACAG GTTATGTATAGTGTTTCTTACCTTTAGCTGTATTGGATATGCAATGCCCTTCATTCTGTGTGCGACGATCTGCTGTTGCTTGCCTTGTATAATTTCTCTTCTAGGGTTTAGAGAGGACCTGGGGCAGACAAGAGGAGCCACAGCAGAATCCATTGATGCCTTGCCAACATACAAGTTTAAGGTGAGTAAAAACAGGAACAGTGATGATAGAGATAGCAACTCAGGTGCTGTTGATGGTGGAATTGTGGCTGCTGGAACAGAGCATGAGCGAATGATCTCTGGAGAAGATGCG GTTTGCTGCATTTGTTTGGCAAAATATGCAAACAATGATGAACTGAGGGAGCTACCCTGTTCACATTTTTTCCACAAGGAGTGCGTTGATAAGTGGCTGAAGATCAATGCTTCTTGTCCTCTTTGCAAGAGTGAGGTCGGTGAAAGTATTATTGGTTCGCTCTCTGGGTCAAATTCTAGATGA